One window from the genome of Podospora pseudocomata strain CBS 415.72m chromosome 1 map unlocalized CBS415.72m_1.2, whole genome shotgun sequence encodes:
- a CDS encoding uncharacterized protein (EggNog:ENOG503PNRV) encodes MHFFCCLFASSCDDIPSHQPRSTENLDAMAILPSIPGLTVTVEVADRPTKEYDDPDADSMQIEMQREEFDHHATPDLPYVIKYIEAKPGAFYHYRVSIQPRRFHYVSDHVGFTVVNDGRETGMTHLTFNDRVEKLGLSLVERTVGSTVSRTRGGSYINRYFCFSALNVVESDQFTTDQVKKQTARAKETGVLKVHLYHMDVSEGYKPQIISGSGTENETTVTMAEKALKGRAVDCVTSSVVRPRADHPGLYPTDNYHDPKKRPFAVFEFRYRSKEGLIKEGIIPRPSVSGDIKEMSETEVRRKLAELLEKQKFGPDTKPARLKREADRMEVDDWAPDPAFETRYKTRRLSHGQMEIDLTED; translated from the exons ATGCATTTCTTCTGCTGCCTGTTTGCATCAAGTTGCGACGacatcccatctcatcaaccacgcAGCACCGAGAATCTGGACGCCATGGCTATTCTCCCATCCATTCCTGGTCTCACCGTGACAGTGGAGGTGGCAGACAGACCCACGAAAGAATATGACGACCCCGACGCGGATTCCATGCAGATTGAGATGCAACGTGAAGAGTTTGATCACCACGCCACCCCCGACCTTCCGTACGTCATCAAGTACATTGAAGCCAAACCTGGGGCCTTTTATCATTACCGAGTCAGCATTCAGCCTCGACGATTTCACTACGTATCCGATCATGTTGGCTTCACTGTCGTCAATGACGGCCGCGAGACAGGCATGACCCATTTAACATTTAATGATCGTGTCGAGAAACTCGGTCTCAGCCTCGTAGAGCGGACAGTGGGTTCGACGGTGTCACGAACTCGTGGGGGTAGCTACATCAATCGATATTTTTGTTTTTCAGCTCTCAATGTTG TCGAGTCGGACCAGTTCACGACCGATCAAGTCAAAAAGCAGACCGCTCGAGCGAAAGAGACCGGGGTTCTTAAAGTCCATTTGTATCACATGGACGTATCTGAAGGCTATAAGCCGCAAATAATCAGTGGTTCCGGCACCGAGAATGAAACGACAGTGACCATGGCCGAAAAAGCCCTCAAGGGCAGGGCTGTTGACTGCGTCACGAG CTCCGTCGTTCGCCCTCGAGCTGATCATCCTGGGTTGTATCCAACAGACAACTATCATGATCCGAAAAAACGCCCCTTTGCGGTTTTTGAGTTCCGTTATCGTTCGAAAG AGGGTCTCATCAAAGAAGGCATTATTCCGCGGCCATCGGTCTCCGGCGATATCAAGGAGATGAGTGAAACAGAGGTTCGACGGAAGTTGGCAGAGCTTCTGGAGAAGCAAAAG TTTGGACCGGACACGAAGCCTGCGAGGCTCAAGCGCGAAGCTGACAGGATGGAAGTGGACGATTGGGCCCCAGATCCTGCCTTCGAGACTCGGTACAAAACCCGGAGATTATCCCACGGCCAGATGGAGATTGATCTCACCGAGGACTGA